Proteins from a single region of Corynebacterium pseudogenitalium:
- a CDS encoding ubiquitin-like protein Pup, with protein MSKQQQMFGGGDTPEPQNEEGSNAQAQVEVTGTDDLLDEIDALLDTNAEEFVRSFVQKGGQ; from the coding sequence ATGTCTAAGCAGCAACAAATGTTCGGTGGAGGAGACACCCCGGAACCGCAGAATGAAGAAGGCAGCAACGCCCAAGCCCAGGTCGAGGTGACAGGCACTGACGATTTACTCGATGAGATTGATGCCTTGCTTGACACGAACGCTGAGGAGTTTGTGCGCTCATTCGTTCAAAAAGGTGGCCAATGA
- the pdxS gene encoding pyridoxal 5'-phosphate synthase lyase subunit PdxS, protein MTDFSKHAELTNSLRGGVIMDVVTAEQAKIAENAGAVAVMALERVPADIRAQGGVARMSDPDLIEEILDAVEIPVMAKARIGHTVEAAILEHLKIDYIDESEVLSPADYVNHIDKNAFDTPFVCGATNLGEALRRINEGASMIRSKGEAGTGDVSEATKHIRTIKAQIAQLQATVASNPDELYVAAKELQAPYDLVKYVAEHGELPVALFTAGGVATPADAALMMQLGADGVFVGSGIFKSEHPEKRAEAVVRATRNWQDIAEVTAASRGLGEAMVGINVSDLPAPHRLAERGW, encoded by the coding sequence ATGACTGATTTTTCGAAACATGCAGAGTTGACCAATAGCTTGCGCGGCGGCGTCATCATGGACGTCGTGACCGCAGAGCAGGCGAAGATTGCGGAGAATGCCGGCGCCGTTGCCGTCATGGCACTTGAGCGAGTCCCGGCAGACATCCGTGCCCAGGGAGGGGTGGCGCGTATGTCCGACCCCGACCTCATCGAAGAGATCCTCGACGCGGTGGAAATTCCAGTCATGGCAAAGGCGCGCATCGGACACACGGTCGAGGCCGCGATCTTGGAGCATCTCAAAATCGATTACATCGATGAGTCCGAGGTGCTCAGCCCAGCTGACTATGTCAACCACATCGATAAGAACGCATTCGACACCCCCTTCGTGTGCGGTGCGACAAACTTGGGTGAAGCACTTCGCCGCATCAATGAAGGCGCGTCCATGATTCGTTCCAAAGGCGAGGCTGGTACTGGTGATGTCTCCGAGGCCACGAAACATATCCGCACTATCAAAGCCCAAATCGCACAGCTGCAGGCTACGGTAGCGTCTAACCCAGATGAGCTCTACGTCGCGGCGAAAGAGCTGCAAGCCCCATATGATCTGGTGAAGTACGTTGCTGAACACGGCGAGCTTCCCGTTGCCCTGTTCACCGCTGGTGGCGTTGCAACACCAGCTGACGCAGCTCTGATGATGCAGCTTGGCGCTGACGGCGTCTTCGTTGGCTCGGGTATCTTTAAGTCCGAGCATCCAGAGAAGCGCGCGGAAGCTGTCGTTCGTGCAACCCGCAACTGGCAAGACATCGCCGAAGTCACAGCAGCTTCACGCGGCCTTGGCGAGGCAATGGTTGGCATTAACGTAAGCGATCTGCCTGCGCCGCATCGCTTGGCTGAGCGCGGCTGGTAA
- a CDS encoding RecB family exonuclease yields the protein MKAKPLALSPSRASDYQQCPLLYRLRAIDKIEEPKTEPQVKGTLVHAVLEELFGMEREQRTYPAAVKLIVPAWQKMCEQDPSVADPIEDEQLLFIDARTLLRGYFQMENPLGFDSHKQEMYVNTVLPNGVPVRGFIDRVDVAPTGEIRVVDYKTGKKPQPRFSHDAKFQMRFYALVYWRLFNEIPDQLRLMYLKVADSLFLTPSSEELEYFERDLGELWAKITRDGETGQFRPKRSRLCDWCAFQAYCPEFGGTPPQYPGWPGSAADVE from the coding sequence ATGAAAGCGAAACCGTTAGCCCTGTCCCCCTCGCGCGCGTCCGACTACCAGCAATGCCCACTGCTCTACAGGCTGCGAGCGATCGACAAAATCGAAGAACCCAAAACTGAGCCCCAGGTCAAAGGCACCCTCGTGCATGCCGTCCTCGAGGAACTGTTTGGGATGGAACGCGAACAACGCACCTACCCTGCGGCGGTCAAACTCATCGTCCCCGCATGGCAGAAGATGTGCGAACAGGACCCCAGCGTTGCAGACCCCATCGAGGACGAACAACTGCTTTTTATCGACGCCCGCACGCTCCTACGCGGATATTTCCAGATGGAAAACCCACTTGGCTTTGACTCACACAAGCAAGAAATGTACGTCAATACTGTGCTGCCTAACGGTGTGCCCGTGCGAGGCTTCATCGACCGCGTTGACGTCGCGCCAACTGGTGAAATCAGGGTCGTTGACTACAAGACCGGCAAGAAACCACAGCCAAGGTTCTCACACGACGCGAAGTTCCAGATGCGGTTCTACGCACTGGTGTACTGGCGGCTTTTCAACGAAATACCTGATCAACTGCGGCTCATGTATCTCAAGGTGGCAGACTCACTCTTCCTTACCCCTTCAAGTGAAGAACTCGAGTACTTCGAGCGCGACCTCGGTGAACTTTGGGCCAAAATTACCCGTGACGGTGAAACCGGACAGTTCCGACCAAAACGTTCCAGGCTCTGTGATTGGTGTGCGTTTCAGGCGTACTGCCCGGAGTTCGGCGGGACGCCACCGCAGTACCCTGGGTGGCCGGGGTCCGCGGCGGATGTGGAGTAA
- a CDS encoding M18 family aminopeptidase, with protein sequence MTTSIDSFLRFLSASPSAFHAANQVRSLLVGKGFLDDASSTASPTTPGGHVAVEGGAVVAWWIPEEFDSETSRFRIVGSHTDSPGLMVKPRPDVEGEGIHQVAVEVYGGPILQSWFDRDLAFAGRVVDSSGKTHLVNSGPIARVPNLAIHLYRADTPPVERQQHTQPVLGVDRPLLEVIGEQIGLGGESIAAHELITVDTQPGAVIGNMLMAGRLDNLTSVWASLEALIEAQREATHSDVLVLVAFNHEEVGSNSPTGAAGPLLERFLRRIASGLGVNDFLSLCARSSMISADAAHAVHPNYATKHDPSHRPLLNAGPVLKVNANQRYASDAETEATWLRACEAACVPNQVFVGNNDVPCGSTIGPIAATRLGIPTVDVGVPLLSMHSAREMCGVEDMKWFVQALHAFYTDARV encoded by the coding sequence ATGACTACATCGATTGATTCGTTTCTTCGATTTCTTAGTGCGAGCCCGAGCGCGTTCCACGCAGCTAACCAAGTTCGCTCGTTGCTCGTAGGCAAAGGATTTCTTGACGACGCCAGCTCCACTGCATCTCCCACAACTCCGGGTGGCCATGTGGCCGTCGAAGGAGGGGCAGTCGTAGCGTGGTGGATACCCGAAGAGTTTGACTCCGAGACCAGCCGATTTCGGATTGTTGGGTCACATACGGATTCCCCGGGGCTTATGGTGAAGCCGAGGCCTGACGTTGAGGGAGAGGGGATACATCAGGTGGCAGTTGAGGTCTACGGCGGGCCGATTTTGCAGAGTTGGTTCGACCGTGACCTTGCCTTTGCGGGGCGTGTGGTTGACTCGAGTGGGAAGACCCACTTGGTAAATTCTGGTCCGATTGCTCGGGTCCCGAACCTCGCAATTCACTTGTACCGAGCGGATACGCCTCCGGTTGAGCGCCAACAACACACGCAGCCGGTGCTCGGCGTGGATCGTCCGCTCTTGGAAGTCATCGGTGAGCAAATTGGGTTGGGTGGCGAGTCAATTGCTGCGCACGAGCTGATTACGGTAGATACGCAGCCTGGTGCAGTGATTGGTAACATGCTGATGGCTGGTCGGCTTGACAACCTTACCAGTGTGTGGGCGAGCCTAGAAGCGCTGATTGAAGCCCAACGTGAGGCAACACATTCCGATGTATTGGTTCTCGTCGCGTTCAACCACGAAGAGGTCGGTTCAAACTCACCGACGGGCGCAGCAGGCCCACTACTCGAGCGATTCCTACGACGAATCGCGTCCGGGCTGGGGGTCAATGACTTCCTGAGCCTCTGCGCTAGGTCTTCGATGATCTCAGCCGACGCTGCTCACGCGGTGCACCCGAACTATGCAACAAAGCACGATCCTTCGCATCGCCCTTTGCTGAACGCCGGGCCTGTCCTGAAGGTGAACGCAAATCAGCGCTACGCCTCCGACGCGGAAACTGAGGCAACGTGGCTTCGCGCTTGCGAGGCGGCGTGTGTGCCGAACCAGGTGTTCGTCGGAAACAACGACGTCCCTTGCGGTTCGACGATCGGACCTATCGCCGCGACGCGCCTTGGCATCCCTACCGTGGATGTTGGTGTTCCGTTGCTCTCGATGCACTCCGCCCGTGAAATGTGTGGGGTAGAGGATATGAAGTGGTTTGTACAGGCGCTCCACGCCTTTTACACGGATGCGCGAGTGTAA
- a CDS encoding PLP-dependent aminotransferase family protein produces MRYDLDDYEVQFYSNILYQLVSMFFPVSRNASLSLPAQIAAQIRTAVAEGTLRPGDTIASTRELAAQLGVSRGTVVSAFDQLISEGYLDTTQGAPTRIHPELRVPKQSIQRRQRASNEASTPAVLSLVPTSGIDGMIRPAAWHRAWREASYCVPKQADPQGEPKLRTAIAEHLRVARGLHVAPEEVIVTGGTREGLLLTLMSIGNSVRVGVETSESSGLRSVIALAGHATVPCQCDDEGVLVSQLPCDIDALLITPAHVPPFGGVMTVRRRVELLEWASATGTLLIEDDFNTELRYRTAPQPTLSALPNSGNVLTLGTFTTLLHKQLSAGYIVTTPDTFSSVQETREVLGMPVSTVTQHAIAHLLTDGTVRKSTKAFHTRLAKRRRQVTPLLERIAEVSGASNAAMSNTSSADIIVEFSHQRDLQRFREQLKRAGCVCATGDSTGAGEDCFALLSFSTLSDQDFDAATRSLAEFLGC; encoded by the coding sequence ATGCGGTACGATCTGGACGATTACGAGGTCCAGTTTTACAGCAATATTTTGTACCAGTTGGTGAGTATGTTCTTTCCAGTCTCGCGTAACGCATCACTTTCACTTCCTGCCCAAATCGCAGCGCAAATCCGAACCGCAGTTGCCGAAGGCACACTGCGACCCGGAGACACCATCGCATCTACCCGCGAGCTTGCTGCCCAACTCGGCGTATCGCGTGGGACCGTGGTCAGCGCGTTCGATCAGCTCATCAGCGAAGGCTATCTGGATACCACGCAGGGAGCACCAACAAGGATTCATCCTGAGCTCCGAGTACCGAAGCAGTCGATACAACGGAGGCAAAGAGCATCCAACGAGGCGTCAACACCTGCAGTACTTTCGCTGGTCCCAACATCAGGTATCGACGGCATGATCCGCCCGGCAGCCTGGCACCGTGCATGGCGCGAAGCCTCATATTGCGTGCCGAAACAGGCCGACCCACAAGGCGAGCCGAAACTACGGACTGCAATCGCCGAGCACCTGCGAGTAGCTCGTGGGCTTCACGTTGCTCCGGAGGAGGTCATCGTCACCGGTGGGACCCGCGAAGGACTACTGCTCACGCTGATGTCTATTGGCAACAGCGTCCGGGTTGGTGTTGAAACTTCGGAGTCTAGCGGGCTTCGTTCCGTGATCGCTCTCGCAGGCCATGCGACGGTGCCCTGCCAATGTGACGACGAAGGCGTGTTGGTCTCGCAGCTTCCATGCGACATCGACGCACTGCTCATCACGCCAGCACACGTGCCGCCGTTTGGCGGTGTCATGACAGTACGCCGACGCGTTGAGTTACTCGAATGGGCATCGGCAACGGGTACGTTGCTCATCGAGGATGACTTCAACACAGAACTGCGCTACCGAACCGCTCCCCAACCGACACTGAGTGCTCTACCGAACTCAGGCAATGTGCTCACGCTCGGTACTTTCACAACGCTGCTGCACAAGCAGCTTTCCGCCGGCTACATCGTCACCACACCGGATACGTTTTCCTCGGTGCAAGAGACCCGGGAAGTGCTAGGAATGCCGGTGTCGACAGTTACCCAACACGCGATCGCGCACCTACTGACTGATGGCACCGTCCGGAAAAGCACCAAGGCGTTTCACACTAGGCTTGCGAAGCGGCGTCGACAAGTAACCCCACTCCTCGAGCGTATTGCCGAAGTCAGTGGTGCGAGCAACGCTGCTATGAGCAACACGAGTAGCGCTGACATTATCGTTGAGTTTTCTCATCAACGCGATCTGCAGCGCTTCAGGGAGCAGCTGAAACGCGCTGGCTGCGTTTGCGCGACCGGTGATTCAACTGGCGCTGGCGAAGACTGTTTTGCACTACTCAGTTTCTCAACGCTGAGCGACCAAGACTTTGATGCCGCAACGCGCTCCCTCGCTGAGTTTCTAGGATGCTGA
- the dop gene encoding depupylase/deamidase Dop, whose translation MGRFMGTETEYGITTPSDPTLSPLITSTHAVVAYAAMHTSARSRWDYAEEHPLKDARGYDLQRYRTVPVVDPNAIGVANVVTTNGARYYVDHGHPEYSSPEVDNAWDAMLYDAAGDLYLRQSMDDIRDLWDEGISVLDGAAPCPPIKFYKNNVDGKGQSYGSHENYQYSRHTDFAAVVEGLIPFFVTRQVIVGAGRVGIGRESEHAGFQISQRADYFEQEISLETTLNRGIINTRDEPHADATQFRRLHVIIGDANMSQYSNFLKMGMAKLVLDAIEVGVDFSDLTIQDPVAELQRISHDPTCTHKLLLANGRRCTAIEVLREIRDRVQGLPNEGDVDKRVLALWAEVLDDLAVDPLRTADRLDWTAKWALVRSFMDRGVAADDPKLKMIDIQYADIDPAKSLYHALVRKGSIRTLVGDEEIAHAAKNPPRNSRAYFRGKVTEKFGEEIAASSWQSIVFRIEDRMVRVPLDDVNGWTDEQTAQIINRATTASELLNALGYKHV comes from the coding sequence ATGGGACGTTTCATGGGAACAGAAACTGAGTATGGCATCACGACTCCGAGCGACCCGACGCTCAGCCCGCTCATAACCTCGACGCATGCTGTCGTGGCATACGCTGCGATGCATACGAGTGCTCGAAGCCGATGGGACTACGCGGAGGAACACCCGCTGAAGGATGCTCGCGGATACGACCTCCAACGCTATCGGACGGTTCCTGTTGTCGACCCAAACGCGATTGGCGTGGCTAATGTGGTGACTACTAACGGTGCTCGGTATTACGTCGACCACGGCCATCCTGAATACTCCTCCCCGGAAGTTGATAACGCCTGGGATGCCATGCTGTACGACGCCGCTGGTGATCTCTACCTGCGGCAGTCCATGGACGACATCCGCGATCTCTGGGACGAAGGTATTTCGGTGCTTGACGGCGCTGCACCATGCCCACCCATTAAGTTCTACAAGAACAACGTCGATGGCAAGGGCCAGTCGTACGGTAGTCACGAAAACTACCAGTACTCACGCCACACTGACTTCGCAGCGGTGGTAGAGGGGCTCATTCCGTTCTTCGTCACTCGGCAGGTCATCGTTGGCGCCGGACGAGTCGGCATCGGGCGCGAAAGTGAACATGCCGGTTTCCAGATTTCACAGCGCGCAGACTACTTCGAGCAGGAAATCTCACTCGAAACGACACTGAACCGAGGCATCATCAACACGCGCGACGAACCACACGCTGACGCTACACAGTTTCGACGCCTCCACGTCATCATCGGTGACGCCAACATGAGCCAGTACTCCAACTTCTTGAAGATGGGCATGGCCAAACTCGTGCTCGACGCAATCGAAGTTGGAGTGGACTTCTCGGACCTCACCATCCAGGACCCGGTTGCTGAGCTGCAACGCATCTCCCACGACCCAACGTGCACACACAAACTACTTCTTGCCAACGGTAGGCGCTGCACAGCAATCGAGGTGCTCCGGGAAATCCGAGATCGGGTGCAGGGGCTGCCAAACGAAGGGGACGTCGATAAGCGAGTGCTCGCTCTTTGGGCTGAAGTGCTCGATGATCTCGCAGTCGACCCACTGCGCACCGCGGATCGCCTTGATTGGACGGCCAAGTGGGCGCTTGTGCGCTCGTTCATGGACCGAGGAGTAGCCGCGGACGACCCAAAGTTGAAAATGATCGACATCCAGTACGCTGACATAGATCCTGCGAAATCGCTGTATCACGCACTCGTCCGAAAAGGATCGATACGGACGCTAGTAGGCGATGAGGAGATTGCTCACGCAGCAAAGAACCCGCCGAGAAACTCCCGCGCGTACTTCCGTGGCAAGGTAACCGAAAAGTTTGGGGAAGAGATCGCGGCATCGAGTTGGCAGTCCATCGTTTTCAGGATTGAGGATCGAATGGTCCGCGTGCCGCTCGACGATGTCAATGGCTGGACGGATGAGCAAACTGCCCAAATCATCAACCGCGCTACAACGGCATCGGAGCTGCTAAACGCGCTAGGGTATAAGCATGTCTAA
- a CDS encoding formate--tetrahydrofolate ligase — MSTQHHDSPKSEVLTDVEIAQAHTLEPISTIAFKAGISEDALIPYGKYMAKVDPSLVKDDKQGKIILVTGVSPTPAGEGKSTTLIGLTDAFTNLGKDAIVALREPSLGPVMGLKGGAAGGGYSQVVPMENINLHFTGDFHAITSANNTLAAMIDNHIHQGNELNIDPRRITWQRCLDVNDRSLRNVVTGLGGPAHGVPTETGFTITAASEIMAILGLANDLDDLHERLAQITVGFTYDRKPVTAGELNAAGAMTALLKDALKPNLVQTMGGTPAFIHGGPFANIAHGCNTLIATKTAQKCADYVFTEAGFGADLGAEKFFDIKSHYGDLDVAGAVVVATIRSIKYNGGVDRSDLKSENLDALAKGIVNLERHVENLRKFGVRPVVALNLFTSDTDRERAWMAKWAKDFGVALEEAEVWAKGGKGAEKLAKTVLDNLVEGASSSLYNPEEGVEQSIETIAREVYRAADVQYSDAARKDLENLRASGADALPVCISKTQYSFSDDPSRLGAPEGHTLHVRQLIPRTGAGFVLALTGAVMTMPGLPKNPAANNIDVDSSGNIKGLF, encoded by the coding sequence ATGTCTACACAACATCACGACAGCCCCAAGTCCGAAGTTCTAACTGATGTGGAGATCGCTCAAGCGCATACGCTTGAACCGATCTCCACTATTGCGTTCAAGGCCGGTATTTCCGAAGATGCGCTGATTCCATATGGCAAGTACATGGCCAAGGTCGACCCCTCGCTTGTCAAGGACGATAAACAAGGCAAGATTATTCTTGTCACAGGTGTTTCTCCAACCCCAGCGGGGGAGGGGAAGTCGACTACCCTGATTGGCCTTACCGATGCGTTCACGAATCTTGGCAAAGACGCCATCGTTGCACTCCGTGAACCGTCGCTCGGCCCTGTGATGGGTTTGAAGGGCGGCGCGGCAGGTGGTGGCTACTCGCAGGTGGTTCCGATGGAGAACATTAACCTCCACTTCACTGGGGACTTCCACGCGATTACCAGTGCGAACAATACGTTGGCTGCGATGATCGACAACCACATTCACCAGGGCAACGAGTTGAATATCGACCCGCGGCGTATTACGTGGCAGCGGTGCTTGGACGTCAACGATCGTTCCCTGCGAAACGTAGTAACTGGTCTGGGGGGACCAGCCCACGGAGTACCGACGGAGACTGGATTTACGATTACCGCGGCTTCGGAAATTATGGCAATCCTCGGTCTTGCGAACGACCTTGACGACCTCCACGAACGCCTGGCACAAATCACTGTCGGTTTTACCTACGATCGCAAGCCGGTGACTGCGGGTGAGCTTAATGCAGCCGGGGCTATGACAGCGCTGCTAAAAGACGCATTGAAGCCGAACCTTGTGCAGACCATGGGTGGCACTCCTGCATTTATCCATGGCGGTCCGTTTGCAAACATTGCCCATGGTTGCAACACCTTGATTGCCACGAAGACAGCACAGAAGTGTGCTGACTACGTCTTTACGGAAGCAGGATTCGGGGCTGATCTCGGCGCGGAAAAGTTCTTCGATATCAAGTCACATTACGGTGACCTCGACGTGGCTGGCGCGGTAGTGGTCGCCACTATCCGTTCTATCAAGTACAACGGTGGTGTTGACCGCTCCGATCTCAAGTCTGAAAACCTGGATGCGCTGGCGAAGGGCATTGTGAACCTTGAGCGGCACGTCGAAAACCTTCGTAAATTTGGTGTCCGCCCTGTCGTGGCACTCAATCTGTTCACTTCTGACACGGATCGTGAGCGCGCTTGGATGGCAAAGTGGGCGAAGGATTTCGGTGTTGCACTGGAAGAGGCCGAGGTATGGGCGAAAGGCGGTAAAGGCGCCGAGAAGCTGGCAAAGACGGTCCTCGACAATCTGGTCGAAGGTGCTTCGTCGTCGCTGTACAACCCGGAGGAAGGTGTCGAGCAGTCAATCGAGACGATTGCCCGCGAGGTATACCGCGCGGCAGATGTTCAGTACTCGGATGCGGCGCGGAAAGACCTCGAGAACTTGCGTGCGAGTGGTGCAGATGCCCTACCGGTATGTATCTCAAAAACGCAGTACTCGTTTAGCGACGACCCCTCTCGCCTCGGAGCGCCTGAGGGGCACACACTGCATGTGCGTCAGCTCATTCCGCGTACGGGTGCCGGATTCGTACTAGCACTCACTGGTGCTGTAATGACGATGCCTGGCCTGCCGAAAAATCCAGCAGCCAACAACATTGATGTTGACTCGAGTGGCAACATCAAGGGGCTATTCTAG
- the arc gene encoding proteasome ATPase, giving the protein MTERLPEVQVLTRDNQQLRARNAQLADMLKTSRDKLQELYEQVESLGDPASTYGLFLASTGNGTDAEVFTSGRHMRVKVAPTIAIDRVKPGSLVRLGDGSVVLEVCQYPAVGQLATLVEKLDAGRAIVQDIQGTEHVVRLTDELQRESRAGDTLLTDVRAQFAFERIAKTEVNQLSLEEVPDVTYEDIGGLQEQIELIHDAVELPFAHPHLYQQYDLKPPKGLLLYGPPGCGKTLIAKAVANSLAHRLGHSASAHFINVKGPELLNKFVGETERRIRLIFERARELASEGRPVIIFFDEMESIFRTRGSGVSSDMETTVVPQLLTEIDGVEDISNVIVIGATNREELIDPAILRPGRLDIKVRISRPTKAEALDIFGRYLRPEVPHAAPIEELSEIAVEELFAPRPFVRLRLIDGSEETLHYSDFVSGAMIANIVSRAKKLAIKAAISGESDTGVTAEHLRAAVRAEQQENEDLPNTADPDTWSRLAGRHGKQVVAVEVVARSAS; this is encoded by the coding sequence ATGACTGAACGCTTGCCCGAAGTCCAGGTACTCACACGCGACAACCAGCAGCTCCGCGCGCGCAATGCACAGCTTGCGGACATGCTCAAAACCAGTCGGGACAAGCTGCAAGAGCTCTACGAACAGGTCGAGTCCCTCGGCGACCCAGCTTCGACGTACGGCCTGTTCCTTGCGTCCACTGGCAATGGGACAGACGCTGAAGTCTTTACAAGCGGTCGGCATATGCGTGTCAAGGTCGCGCCAACGATCGCGATCGACCGAGTGAAGCCGGGGTCGCTGGTGAGGCTTGGCGATGGCAGCGTGGTACTCGAGGTCTGCCAATATCCTGCTGTGGGCCAGCTAGCTACGCTCGTTGAAAAGCTGGACGCCGGTCGCGCTATTGTGCAAGACATCCAGGGAACGGAGCACGTCGTACGGCTTACAGACGAGCTACAGCGTGAAAGCCGTGCCGGTGACACGTTGCTTACTGATGTGCGCGCACAGTTCGCGTTTGAGCGCATTGCAAAGACCGAGGTGAACCAGCTTTCACTCGAAGAAGTACCCGACGTGACGTATGAGGACATCGGCGGGCTCCAAGAACAGATTGAGCTCATCCACGATGCGGTTGAGCTGCCGTTCGCGCACCCTCACCTTTACCAGCAGTATGACTTGAAGCCCCCGAAGGGCCTGCTACTGTACGGCCCGCCCGGGTGCGGTAAGACGCTGATTGCGAAAGCGGTCGCGAATTCGTTGGCGCACCGGCTTGGTCATAGTGCGTCGGCGCACTTCATCAACGTGAAGGGCCCCGAGCTGCTGAATAAGTTCGTGGGAGAGACCGAGCGTAGAATCCGGCTGATTTTCGAGCGTGCGAGGGAGCTCGCCTCGGAAGGTCGCCCCGTGATCATTTTCTTCGATGAGATGGAGTCGATCTTCCGTACCCGCGGTTCGGGGGTGTCCTCCGATATGGAAACGACAGTTGTGCCGCAGCTGCTCACAGAGATTGACGGCGTAGAAGATATTTCGAACGTCATCGTCATCGGCGCGACGAATAGGGAAGAGCTCATTGACCCTGCGATTCTCCGACCTGGACGCCTCGATATCAAGGTGCGGATTTCACGCCCGACTAAAGCTGAGGCCCTCGATATCTTCGGCCGGTACTTACGCCCTGAAGTCCCTCACGCAGCTCCTATCGAGGAGCTTTCTGAGATTGCCGTCGAGGAGTTGTTTGCGCCGCGGCCTTTCGTCCGTCTCCGGTTGATTGATGGCTCTGAGGAGACGTTGCATTACTCTGACTTTGTGTCTGGTGCGATGATCGCGAACATTGTCAGCCGCGCCAAAAAGCTTGCTATCAAGGCCGCTATTTCCGGCGAGTCAGATACCGGCGTTACTGCGGAGCACCTGCGTGCGGCGGTTCGCGCGGAGCAGCAGGAAAATGAGGACCTGCCAAATACTGCCGACCCAGATACTTGGTCGCGCCTAGCCGGTCGACATGGCAAGCAAGTGGTCGCTGTGGAGGTCGTCGCTAGGTCAGCATCCTAG
- a CDS encoding tRNA (adenine-N1)-methyltransferase, which yields MYSGPFRVGDKVQLTDAKRRHFTIQLVEGGQFHSHKGIVSHDDIIGAHEGSVVKSTLGADYLCFRHLLVDHVLSMPRGAAVIYPKDAAQILVEGDIFMGARVLEAGAGSGALTMSLLRAVGPDGHVFSYEIRDDHLKFAKDNVEDYFNGRPDWWTPRLGDFGEVTQEDLGGPVDRVILDMVEPWHFIDTVKNVLIPGGVFMTYVATVPQLMNIMEGIREAKCFTEPRAWETLLREWKVEGLATRPEHRMNAHTAFLVWTRRLADGVTPPRPQRRARR from the coding sequence ATGTATTCAGGTCCATTTCGCGTTGGCGATAAAGTCCAACTCACGGACGCAAAGCGTCGCCACTTCACCATCCAACTCGTTGAAGGAGGGCAGTTTCACTCACATAAGGGGATTGTCAGCCACGACGACATCATCGGCGCGCACGAAGGCTCGGTGGTGAAGTCCACCTTGGGTGCGGACTATCTCTGTTTCAGGCACCTTCTCGTTGATCACGTGTTATCCATGCCGCGCGGCGCCGCGGTCATTTATCCAAAGGATGCCGCTCAGATTCTCGTCGAGGGTGACATTTTTATGGGTGCGCGCGTGTTGGAGGCCGGCGCAGGTTCCGGTGCTCTCACGATGTCGCTCTTGCGTGCTGTCGGGCCCGATGGCCATGTGTTTTCCTACGAGATTCGCGATGATCATCTGAAGTTCGCGAAAGACAACGTAGAGGACTACTTCAATGGTCGCCCTGATTGGTGGACACCGCGTCTGGGAGATTTCGGTGAGGTCACTCAAGAGGACCTTGGCGGACCAGTTGACCGCGTGATCTTGGACATGGTTGAGCCGTGGCACTTCATCGACACCGTTAAGAATGTGTTGATCCCCGGTGGCGTTTTCATGACGTACGTGGCAACAGTCCCGCAGCTGATGAACATTATGGAGGGCATCCGCGAGGCAAAGTGCTTTACGGAACCTCGCGCATGGGAAACCCTGCTGCGTGAATGGAAGGTCGAAGGTCTGGCAACTCGACCAGAACACCGCATGAACGCGCACACTGCATTTCTCGTGTGGACGCGCCGACTCGCGGACGGAGTGACACCACCTCGTCCGCAACGGCGCGCGCGTCGCTAA